One part of the Malus sylvestris chromosome 2, drMalSylv7.2, whole genome shotgun sequence genome encodes these proteins:
- the LOC126581972 gene encoding G2/mitotic-specific cyclin-2-like isoform X1, with protein sequence MVISDENRSNLIRPTNMQGGLEVVTGKLGQQQIRQTRRALGVINQSLLGAPAYPCVVNKRPFTQKHEVYEKKQADPAHRPITRKFAAQISNQPSCFEEVKIPKVPNKADETTNSAGFGDCISIFVDEEFKSPEGQAEAMTEDAEPMFLEQEESTLEEANDTKEVEMEDIVEEPLVDIDGGDLKNPLAVVDYVEDLYAYYRRMEGFSCAPPNYLEQQCDINEKMRAILIDWLIEVHDKFELLKETLFLTVNLIDRFLSQHTVVRKKLQLVGLVAMLLACKYEEVSVPIVGDLILISDKAYTRNDVLEMENLMLNTLQFNMSVPTPYVFMNRFLKAAQSDKKIELLSFFLIELSLVEYQMLKFPPSLLAAAAVYAAQCTLLGFKQWSSTCEWHTNYSEEQLLECSSLMVGFHQKASTGRLTGVHRKYSTSKFGYIANSEPAKYLVQNQQL encoded by the exons ATGGTTATTTCTGATGAGAACCGTTCTAATCTGATCAGACCCACAAATATGCAAG GAGGACTAGAGGTGGTTACCGGCAAGCTTGGACAGCAGCAGATTAGGCAGACCAGGAGGGCTTTAGGAGTCATTAATCAGAGCTTGTTAGGAGCTCCAGCATACCCTTGTGTTGTTAACAAGAGACCCTTTACACA AAAACATGAAGTTTATGAGAAGAAGCAGGCAGATCCAGCGCACAGACCAATCACCAG GAAGTTTGCTGCACAAATTAGCAATCAGCCATCTTGTTTCGAG GAAGTCAAGATCCCCAAGGTGCCAAACAAAGCAGATGAAACCACCAACTCAGCTGGTTTTGGAGATTGCATTAGTATATTCGTAGACGAAGAATTCAAGTCCCCTGAAGGCCAAGCAGAAGCAATGACGGAGGACGCGGAGCCCATGTTCTTAGAGCAAGAAGAATCAACGCTGGAAGAAGCAAATGATACG AAAGAGGTTGAAATGGAGGACATTGTGGAAGAGCCTCTTGTGGATATTGACGGTGGCGATTTGAAGAATCCGCTTGCAGTTGTAGACTATGTTGAGGATCTCTATGCTTACTATAGGAGAATGGAG GGTTTTAGCTGTGCCCCACCTAACTATTTGGAGCAACAATGTGACATCAATGAGAAGATGAGGGCTATACTAATTGACTGGCTTATTGAG GTGCACGACAAGTTTGAGCTACTGAAGGAGACATTGTTTCTTACTGTGAACCTTATAGACAGATTTTTATCCCAGCATACGGTTGTAAGAAAGAAACTTCAGTTGGTTGGTCTGGTTGCCATGCTTTTAGCATGCAAATATGAGGAGGTTTCTGTTCCTATCGTCGGGGATTTGATTCTTATATCAGATAAAGCTTACACAAGGAATGATGTCCTGGAAATG GAGAACCTGATGCTCAACACATTGCAGTTTAACATGTCAGTTCCAACGCCGTATGTCTTCATGAATAGATTCCTCAAGGCTGCTCAATCCGACAAGAAG ATTGAACTCCTATCGTTCTTCTTAATCGAGCTCTCTCTCGTGGAGTACCAAATGCTTAAGTTTCCACCATCCCTGTTAGCTGCTGCTGCAGTCTACGCTGCTCAATGCACTCTTCTCGGGTTCAAGCAATGGAGCAGCACCTGCGAGTGGCACACAAACTACTCAGAAGAACAGCTCTT AGAATGCTCAAGTTTGATGGTGGGATTCCACCAGAAGGCGTCGACGGGGAGGCTGACAGGGGTGCACAGGAAGTACAGTACGTCCAAGTTTGGCTACATTGCAAATTCAGAACCAGCAAAGTATCTGGTGCAGAATCAACAACTATAG
- the LOC126581972 gene encoding G2/mitotic-specific cyclin-2-like isoform X2, whose amino-acid sequence MVISDENRSNLIRPTNMQGLEVVTGKLGQQQIRQTRRALGVINQSLLGAPAYPCVVNKRPFTQKHEVYEKKQADPAHRPITRKFAAQISNQPSCFEEVKIPKVPNKADETTNSAGFGDCISIFVDEEFKSPEGQAEAMTEDAEPMFLEQEESTLEEANDTKEVEMEDIVEEPLVDIDGGDLKNPLAVVDYVEDLYAYYRRMEGFSCAPPNYLEQQCDINEKMRAILIDWLIEVHDKFELLKETLFLTVNLIDRFLSQHTVVRKKLQLVGLVAMLLACKYEEVSVPIVGDLILISDKAYTRNDVLEMENLMLNTLQFNMSVPTPYVFMNRFLKAAQSDKKIELLSFFLIELSLVEYQMLKFPPSLLAAAAVYAAQCTLLGFKQWSSTCEWHTNYSEEQLLECSSLMVGFHQKASTGRLTGVHRKYSTSKFGYIANSEPAKYLVQNQQL is encoded by the exons ATGGTTATTTCTGATGAGAACCGTTCTAATCTGATCAGACCCACAAATATGCAAG GACTAGAGGTGGTTACCGGCAAGCTTGGACAGCAGCAGATTAGGCAGACCAGGAGGGCTTTAGGAGTCATTAATCAGAGCTTGTTAGGAGCTCCAGCATACCCTTGTGTTGTTAACAAGAGACCCTTTACACA AAAACATGAAGTTTATGAGAAGAAGCAGGCAGATCCAGCGCACAGACCAATCACCAG GAAGTTTGCTGCACAAATTAGCAATCAGCCATCTTGTTTCGAG GAAGTCAAGATCCCCAAGGTGCCAAACAAAGCAGATGAAACCACCAACTCAGCTGGTTTTGGAGATTGCATTAGTATATTCGTAGACGAAGAATTCAAGTCCCCTGAAGGCCAAGCAGAAGCAATGACGGAGGACGCGGAGCCCATGTTCTTAGAGCAAGAAGAATCAACGCTGGAAGAAGCAAATGATACG AAAGAGGTTGAAATGGAGGACATTGTGGAAGAGCCTCTTGTGGATATTGACGGTGGCGATTTGAAGAATCCGCTTGCAGTTGTAGACTATGTTGAGGATCTCTATGCTTACTATAGGAGAATGGAG GGTTTTAGCTGTGCCCCACCTAACTATTTGGAGCAACAATGTGACATCAATGAGAAGATGAGGGCTATACTAATTGACTGGCTTATTGAG GTGCACGACAAGTTTGAGCTACTGAAGGAGACATTGTTTCTTACTGTGAACCTTATAGACAGATTTTTATCCCAGCATACGGTTGTAAGAAAGAAACTTCAGTTGGTTGGTCTGGTTGCCATGCTTTTAGCATGCAAATATGAGGAGGTTTCTGTTCCTATCGTCGGGGATTTGATTCTTATATCAGATAAAGCTTACACAAGGAATGATGTCCTGGAAATG GAGAACCTGATGCTCAACACATTGCAGTTTAACATGTCAGTTCCAACGCCGTATGTCTTCATGAATAGATTCCTCAAGGCTGCTCAATCCGACAAGAAG ATTGAACTCCTATCGTTCTTCTTAATCGAGCTCTCTCTCGTGGAGTACCAAATGCTTAAGTTTCCACCATCCCTGTTAGCTGCTGCTGCAGTCTACGCTGCTCAATGCACTCTTCTCGGGTTCAAGCAATGGAGCAGCACCTGCGAGTGGCACACAAACTACTCAGAAGAACAGCTCTT AGAATGCTCAAGTTTGATGGTGGGATTCCACCAGAAGGCGTCGACGGGGAGGCTGACAGGGGTGCACAGGAAGTACAGTACGTCCAAGTTTGGCTACATTGCAAATTCAGAACCAGCAAAGTATCTGGTGCAGAATCAACAACTATAG
- the LOC126581989 gene encoding phosphoserine aminotransferase 1, chloroplastic-like has protein sequence MAMATTPHSLLLQNPNTNFLRSSKTTFATIPMTSTRLTTTTPLNPAKLISVKCSATATHIKDRSPVQSESQDRVFNFAAGPAILPEHVLRKAQSELYIWRGSGMSVMEMSHRGKEFLSIIQKAESDLRTLLNIPDEYSVLFLQGGATTQFAAIPLNLCKPDDQVDYLVTGSWGDKAFKEAQKYSKPKVIWSGKSEKYTKIPALEELEQSENAKYLHICANETIHGVEFKTYPNPKNGLLIADMSSNFCSKPVDVSKFGIIYAGAQKNVGPSGVTIVIIRKDLIGNAQPVTPVMLDYKIHDENKSLYNTPPCYGIYMCGLVFEDLLEQGGLVEIEKKNKRKADTLYNAIDESKGFYRCPVEKSVRSLMNVPFTLEKAELEAEFVKEAAKEKMVQLKGHRSVGGMRASIYNAMPLAGVEKLVAFMKEFQAKHA, from the coding sequence ATGGCAATGGCAACCACACCTCACTCGCTCCTCCTCCAAAACCCAAACACCAATTTCCTCAGAAGCTCCAAAACGACCTTCGCCACCATCCCCATGACCTCCACCCgcctcaccaccaccaccccccTAAACCCCGCCAAACTCATCTCCGTCAAATGCTCAGCCACCGCCACCCACATCAAAGATCGCTCGCCGGTCCAGTCCGAATCTCAAGATCGGGTCTTCAACTTCGCCGCTGGACCCGCCATTCTCCCCGAACACGTTCTCCGCAAGGCTCAATCGGAGCTCTACATCTGGCGCGGATCTGGGATGAGCGTCATGGAAATGAGCCACCGAGGCAAAGAGTTCCTCTCCATAATCCAGAAGGCCGAGTCTGACCTCCGGACCCTCCTCAACATCCCGGACGAGTACTCCGTCCTCTTCCTCCAAGGTGGCGCCACCACCCAGTTCGCCGCCATCCCTCTCAACCTCTGCAAACCCGACGACCAAGTCGATTATTTGGTAACCGGGTCGTGGGGCGACAAGGCATTCAAGGAGGCGCAGAAGTATTCGAAGCCGAAAGTGATCTGGTCTGGGAAATCCGAAAAGTACACAAAGATTCCAGCTTTGGAAGAATTGGAGCAGAGCGAGAACGCCAAGTATTTGCATATATGCGCCAACGAAACAATCCACGGCGTCGAGTTCAAAACGTACCCGAATCCGAAAAACGGCCTCCTGATCGCCGACATGTCCTCCAATTTCTGCTCCAAGCCGGTGGACGTTTCCAAATTCGGGATCATCTACGCCGGGGCACAGAAGAATGTGGGCCCATCTGGGGTCACCATTGTGATCATCAGGAAGGATCTGATCGGAAATGCTCAGCCGGTGACGCCGGTGATGCTGGACTACAAGATTCACGACGAGAACAAGTCGTTGTACAACACGCCGCCGTGCTACGGCATTTACATGTGCGGATTGGTGTTCGAGGATTTGTTGGAGCAGGGCGGGTTGGTGGAGattgagaagaagaacaagaggaAGGCTGACACTCTGTACAATGCCATCGATGAGAGCAAGGGGTTTTACCGGTGCCCGGTGGAGAAGTCGGTGAGGTCGCTGATGAACGTGCCGTTTACGCTGGAGAAGGCGGAGTTGGAGGCGGAGTTCGTGAAGGAGGCGGCCAAGGAGAAGATGGTGCAGCTGAAGGGGCATAGGTCGGTGGGAGGGATGAGAGCTTCGATTTACAATGCAATGCCATTGGCTGGGGTGGAGAAGTTGGTTGCCTTCATGAAGGAGTTCCAGGCAAAGCATGCTTAA
- the LOC126581925 gene encoding protein GRIP-like isoform X1, with product MSTTEIDGQMEENSNADSKPLKRGSNSNGDLAQENGGPDSGDTHDQLVQTVMELKLQNEFLKSQFEGFRNLQPPEPEGVESEEVKQLRQTIESLNVELLEEKQTRAAAEVALKHLQESHFEADSRAQELSVKLAEAQKKLDQEIKEREEKYSDLDSKFTRLHKRAKQRIQDVQKEKDDLEARFREVNEAAERALSQQTALQQELDRTRQQANDALKAIDAERQQLRSANNKLRDNLEELRNQLQPKEIAIETLQQTVSDKEQMLEDMRGMLQAAEEKRQASLAELSAKHQKNLESYEAQLAEASSDRNKATETISSLQMLVAEKESKIAEMEAASTGEAARLRATLETVKGELAHLKHEHEKEKESWEAATRALKTKLEISESNRICADIEVAKMRSQLESEVSAQTQKLDARDAELAALKEEINRLEREFSSYKSRAHALLQKKDAELAGAKDSEQVKALEEALKDAEKEVSFVSAERNKALQDLKEALKNHDKEIAERDAALYNAMQQIKSLESKLESTNAHYRSAKEAWEANLNSLEETWRVRCDTLRAQNESYSGDDIKKELEELKLRYKKLKEEHSSFRDLADRMIEEKDNEISRLVDDNKNLHQSLESRPRADRNDNYNTGMNKQDAASISTAAAEQQILILARQQAQREEELAQSQRHILALQEEIEELERENRLHSQQESMLKAELRNMERSQKREGVDMTYLKNVILKLLETGEVEALLPVVAMLLQFSPDELQKCQQAYRTSADVPPSPASDTSGSGVSLFSRFSFS from the exons ATGTCGACGACGGAGATCGACGGCCAAATGGAAGAGAATTCGAATGCGGATTCGAAACCGCTGAAGCGCGGAAGCAACAGCAATGGAGATCTCGCGCAGGAGAATGGCGGCCCGGACTCCGGCGACACACACGATCAGCTCGTCCAGACGGTCATGGAGCTCAAATTGCAGAACGAATTCCTCAAGTCTCAGTTCGAAGGGTTTCGGAATCTTCAACCGCCGGAGCCGGAAGGCGTCGAATCGGAGGAGGTGAAGCAGCTGCGGCAAACGATTGAATCGCTGAATGTGGAGCTTTTGGAAGAGAAGCAAACGCGAGCTGCGGCGGAAGTGGCTCTGAAGCATCTTCAGGAATCGCACTTTGAAGCAGATTCCAGAGCTCAAGAGCTCTCTGTAAAGCTCGCTGAAG CGCAAAAGAAGTTGGATCAAGAAATAAAAGAGCGGGAAGAGAAGTACTCCGATCTCGACTCAAAATTCACCCGGCTTCACAAACGAGCTAAGCAGCGGATTCAAGATGTTCAAAAG gAAAAAGATGATCTCGAGGCTCGATTTCGTGAAGTAAATGAAGCGGCTGAGCGTGCATTGTCTCAGCAGACGGCATTGCAGCAAGAGCTGGACAGAACCAGGCAACAAGCGAATGACGCGCTGAAAGCAATTGATGCAGAGAGGCAACAACTGAGAAGTGCAAACAACAA ACTACGAGACAACCTTGAGGAATTGCGGAACCAGTTGCAACCAAAGGAAATTGCTATTGAGACATTGCAACAAACAGTTTCAGATAAGGAGCAG ATGTTGGAAGACATGAGAGGGATGCTGCAGGCTGCTGAAGAAAAAAGGCAAGCTTCATTAGCTGAACTCTCTGCTAAACATCAAAAG AATTTGGAGAGTTACGAAGCCCAGCTTGCTGAAGCTTCGTCTGATAGAAATAAAGCAACTGAAACCATTTCTTCACTGCAG ATGCTAGTTGCTGAGAAAGAATCTAAGATTGCAGAAATGGAAGCAGCATCCACGGGTGAGGCAGCAAGGCTTAGAGCCACGTTGGAAACCGTTAAAGGAGAGCTTGCTCACCTGAAACATGAACAT gAGAAAGAAAAGGAGAGCTGGGAAGCTGCCACCCGAGCTCtgaaaacaaagctagaaatttCTGAGAGCAACCGGATATGTGCTGATATTGAAGTAGCCAAAATGAGAA GCCAGCTGGAGTCAGAGGTGTCTGCACAAACACAAAAGCTTGATGCGAGGGATGCTGAACTTGCAGCCCTCAAGGAAGAG ATCAACCGCCTTGAACGTGAGTTTTCTTCTTACAAAAGCCGTGCTCATGCACTTCTCCAAAAGAAAGATGCAGAGTTAGCTGGAGCTAAAGACTCAGAACAAGTCAAAGCTCTTGAAGAAGCACTGAAA GATGCTGAAAAAGAAGTATCATTTGTGAGTGCTGAAAGGAATAAGGCCCTTCAAGATCTTAAGGAGGCTTTAAAGAATCATGATAAAGAAATAGCAGAAAG AGATGCTGCTCTTTACAATGCCATGCAGCAGATCAAGAGCTTAGAATCAAAGCTTGAATCTACTAATGCCCATTACCGATCAGCGAAAGAAGCATGGGAAGCGAACCTTAATAGTTTGGAAGAAACTTGGCGGG TAAGATGTGACACGCTGAGAGCTCAAAATGAATCATATTCTGGAGATGATATAAAAAAAGAATTGGAAGAGCTCAAATTACGGTATAAAAAGCTGAAG GAGGAGCACAGTTCGTTTCGTGATCTTGCTGATAGAATGATTGAGGAGAAGGACAATGAAATTTCTAGACTTGTGGATGATAATAAGAATCTTCATCAATCATTGGAGTCAAGACCACGG GCTGATCGCAATGATAACTATAACACAG GCATGAATAAACAGGACGCAGCTAGTATAAGCACTGCTGCTGCAGAACAGCAAATTCTG ATTTTGGCAAGGCAACAAGCCCAAAGAGAGGAAGAGTTAGCACAGTCCCAACGGCACATTTTAGCGCTTCAA GAGGAAATTGAGGAGCTGGAGCGTGAGAATCGTCTGCACAGCCAACAG GAATCCATGTTGAAGGCTGAGCTTCGGAACATGGAAAGATCGCAGAAGAGGGAAGGAGTAGATATGACCTACCTGAAAAATGTAATCTTAAAGCTTCTTGAAACAG gtGAAGTAGAGGCTCTATTACCTGTAGTTGCCATGCTTCTTCAATTTAGTCCGGACGAG TTGCAGAAGTGTCAGCAAGCATACCGCACATCGGCAGACGTTCCTCCTAGCCCTGCTAGTGATACTTCAGGATCCGGTGTCTCTCTTTTCTCAAGATTCTCATTTTCATAA
- the LOC126581925 gene encoding protein GRIP-like isoform X2 produces MSTTEIDGQMEENSNADSKPLKRGSNSNGDLAQENGGPDSGDTHDQLVQTVMELKLQNEFLKSQFEGFRNLQPPEPEGVESEEVKQLRQTIESLNVELLEEKQTRAAAEVALKHLQESHFEADSRAQELSVKLAEAQKKLDQEIKEREEKYSDLDSKFTRLHKRAKQRIQDVQKEKDDLEARFREVNEAAERALSQQTALQQELDRTRQQANDALKAIDAERQQLRSANNKLRDNLEELRNQLQPKEIAIETLQQTVSDKEQMLEDMRGMLQAAEEKRQASLAELSAKHQKNLESYEAQLAEASSDRNKATETISSLQMLVAEKESKIAEMEAASTGEAARLRATLETVKGELAHLKHEHEKEKESWEAATRALKTKLEISESNRICADIEVAKMRSQLESEVSAQTQKLDARDAELAALKEEINRLEREFSSYKSRAHALLQKKDAELAGAKDSEQVKALEEALKDAEKEVSFVSAERNKALQDLKEALKNHDKEIAERDAALYNAMQQIKSLESKLESTNAHYRSAKEAWEANLNSLEETWRVRCDTLRAQNESYSGDDIKKELEELKLRYKKLKEEHSSFRDLADRMIEEKDNEISRLVDDNKNLHQSLESRPRADRNDNYNTGMNKQDAASISTAAAEQQILILARQQAQREEELAQSQRHILALQEEIEELERENRLHSQQESMLKAELRNMERSQKREGVDMTYLKNVILKLLETGEVEGLEMMVVTVMVVVTVMVVMRGRGGFS; encoded by the exons ATGTCGACGACGGAGATCGACGGCCAAATGGAAGAGAATTCGAATGCGGATTCGAAACCGCTGAAGCGCGGAAGCAACAGCAATGGAGATCTCGCGCAGGAGAATGGCGGCCCGGACTCCGGCGACACACACGATCAGCTCGTCCAGACGGTCATGGAGCTCAAATTGCAGAACGAATTCCTCAAGTCTCAGTTCGAAGGGTTTCGGAATCTTCAACCGCCGGAGCCGGAAGGCGTCGAATCGGAGGAGGTGAAGCAGCTGCGGCAAACGATTGAATCGCTGAATGTGGAGCTTTTGGAAGAGAAGCAAACGCGAGCTGCGGCGGAAGTGGCTCTGAAGCATCTTCAGGAATCGCACTTTGAAGCAGATTCCAGAGCTCAAGAGCTCTCTGTAAAGCTCGCTGAAG CGCAAAAGAAGTTGGATCAAGAAATAAAAGAGCGGGAAGAGAAGTACTCCGATCTCGACTCAAAATTCACCCGGCTTCACAAACGAGCTAAGCAGCGGATTCAAGATGTTCAAAAG gAAAAAGATGATCTCGAGGCTCGATTTCGTGAAGTAAATGAAGCGGCTGAGCGTGCATTGTCTCAGCAGACGGCATTGCAGCAAGAGCTGGACAGAACCAGGCAACAAGCGAATGACGCGCTGAAAGCAATTGATGCAGAGAGGCAACAACTGAGAAGTGCAAACAACAA ACTACGAGACAACCTTGAGGAATTGCGGAACCAGTTGCAACCAAAGGAAATTGCTATTGAGACATTGCAACAAACAGTTTCAGATAAGGAGCAG ATGTTGGAAGACATGAGAGGGATGCTGCAGGCTGCTGAAGAAAAAAGGCAAGCTTCATTAGCTGAACTCTCTGCTAAACATCAAAAG AATTTGGAGAGTTACGAAGCCCAGCTTGCTGAAGCTTCGTCTGATAGAAATAAAGCAACTGAAACCATTTCTTCACTGCAG ATGCTAGTTGCTGAGAAAGAATCTAAGATTGCAGAAATGGAAGCAGCATCCACGGGTGAGGCAGCAAGGCTTAGAGCCACGTTGGAAACCGTTAAAGGAGAGCTTGCTCACCTGAAACATGAACAT gAGAAAGAAAAGGAGAGCTGGGAAGCTGCCACCCGAGCTCtgaaaacaaagctagaaatttCTGAGAGCAACCGGATATGTGCTGATATTGAAGTAGCCAAAATGAGAA GCCAGCTGGAGTCAGAGGTGTCTGCACAAACACAAAAGCTTGATGCGAGGGATGCTGAACTTGCAGCCCTCAAGGAAGAG ATCAACCGCCTTGAACGTGAGTTTTCTTCTTACAAAAGCCGTGCTCATGCACTTCTCCAAAAGAAAGATGCAGAGTTAGCTGGAGCTAAAGACTCAGAACAAGTCAAAGCTCTTGAAGAAGCACTGAAA GATGCTGAAAAAGAAGTATCATTTGTGAGTGCTGAAAGGAATAAGGCCCTTCAAGATCTTAAGGAGGCTTTAAAGAATCATGATAAAGAAATAGCAGAAAG AGATGCTGCTCTTTACAATGCCATGCAGCAGATCAAGAGCTTAGAATCAAAGCTTGAATCTACTAATGCCCATTACCGATCAGCGAAAGAAGCATGGGAAGCGAACCTTAATAGTTTGGAAGAAACTTGGCGGG TAAGATGTGACACGCTGAGAGCTCAAAATGAATCATATTCTGGAGATGATATAAAAAAAGAATTGGAAGAGCTCAAATTACGGTATAAAAAGCTGAAG GAGGAGCACAGTTCGTTTCGTGATCTTGCTGATAGAATGATTGAGGAGAAGGACAATGAAATTTCTAGACTTGTGGATGATAATAAGAATCTTCATCAATCATTGGAGTCAAGACCACGG GCTGATCGCAATGATAACTATAACACAG GCATGAATAAACAGGACGCAGCTAGTATAAGCACTGCTGCTGCAGAACAGCAAATTCTG ATTTTGGCAAGGCAACAAGCCCAAAGAGAGGAAGAGTTAGCACAGTCCCAACGGCACATTTTAGCGCTTCAA GAGGAAATTGAGGAGCTGGAGCGTGAGAATCGTCTGCACAGCCAACAG GAATCCATGTTGAAGGCTGAGCTTCGGAACATGGAAAGATCGCAGAAGAGGGAAGGAGTAGATATGACCTACCTGAAAAATGTAATCTTAAAGCTTCTTGAAACAGGT
- the LOC126611301 gene encoding uncharacterized protein LOC126611301 produces MAAVGNLIGGGIVGTLCSELYNLVVTLIKTTNEFSPLLEAIKLTVGGLESLIPQIEDRNEKLKISNKETERLKKALTDGVELVGECSNNPKWYKKAKYTDKLTALDEALERELDMLTAHAASDTKEALLLTRKNHDDLVKLARDGRKGLEMARKHGDQLVELAKDGSETFDTVKEIMNLIYHFLGYCISGLIVIIVFWVVLHTFILLGESKRIATAVLESVLDGIIFPRCKVCKSVVALVECAGLCISLVWTYAKLLHAYFLTASCFFFLTASYFISFIMAIRDQYKRGFSRSEVCRLLFQIGCNSIFLFIICWIVFLCKFFE; encoded by the coding sequence ATGGCTGCAGTAGGAAACCTTATAGGAGGAGGGATTGTAGGCACATTGTGTTCGGAGCTGTATAATCTTGTTGTTACTCTGATAAAAACGACTAACGAGTTCAGTCCCCTCCTCGAAGCGATCAAATTAACGGTTGGCGGTTTGGAGTCACTGATCCCACAGATAGAAGATCGAAATGAGAAACTGAAAATCTCAAACAAGGAGACAGAAAGGTTAAAGAAGGCCTTGACCGATGGCGTAGAGCTGGTTGGcgaatgctccaacaatcccAAGTGGTACAAGAAGGCTAAATATACAGACAAACTCACCGCTTTGGACGAGGCTCTCGAACGGGAGTTAGATATGCTAACAGCGCATGCAGCGAGCGATACAAAAGAGGCCTTGCTTTTGACGAGGAAAAACCACGACGATCTTGTTAAATTGGCGAGGGATGGGAGAAAGGGGTTGGAAATGGCAAGGAAACACGGCGATCAACTAGTAGAATTGGCGAAGGATGGGAGCGAGACATTCGATACAGTAAAGGAAATAATGAATCTGATCTATCATTTTCTAGGGTATTGTATATCAGGCCTGATCGTAATTATTGTTTTCTGGGTAGTGCTGCACACATTTATTCTGCTTGGAGAGAGTAAGCGGATTGCAACAGCCGTACTGGAATCCGTACTGGACGGGATAATATTTCCCCGCTGTAAAGTCTGCAAATCGGTTGTGGCCCTTGTGGAGTGCGCGGGGTTATGTATATCTTTGGTCTGGACATATGCGAAGCTACTGCATGCGTATTTTCTCACTGCGtcatgcttcttcttcctcactgCGTCATACTTCATCAGCTTCATTATGGCAATTCGTGATCAGTATAAACGAGGTTTCTCCCGCTCAGAGGTCTGCAGATTGCTTTTCCAGATTGGCTGCAATTCTATTTTCTTGTTCATCATCTGCTGGATTGTTTTCTTATGTAAATTTTTCGAGTAA